The DNA sequence TAGAATCATGACCCATGGCGATCGCGGGTCACTGCAGCGACAGCGACGGCACTGTAGGCGGGCACCAAAACAGATTCTTACTTGATACGCCTAGGGACTCCAAAATATTGCGCAAGATCTCTGTGCGGTCAAGCCAATGGTCTAGATCGTCGTACATCCGATCAGGATTGAACTCCTGGCTATAGTGGAGAACATGGGGCATGTCGGAGAATTCACTCGACCGTTGGGGCGACAACAGCAGCAAATGGAATGGTTTGCCCTGGCATTGCACGTCCAGCTTGTGCACAAGATCAAGCACCCCATCTCGATCAGCCCAGCCTGTACGGATAAAGAGTACCTTATCGCAATGGTTTAAGGTATACCAAAACCGGTCAGAGCGAGATTGATACCGTCGTCGCATCCGCTCATAGATAGGCGTCATGTCTTCTAGGGGGCGATCGCTCTCCTCCACTTCATGGGCAAAGGAGAGCCCTGTCCACTTAGTATGATAGATCCGGCCCGCGCTGGGGCTATAGTGCAGCAGATCTGGATTCCACATATCGGTGAAGCGATTCTCGATCATATCCGCCACATCAGATATGAGAGTTGTGCGAGTTAGGTCAAACGGAAAAGCTGGGCCGTCATACCCCATTTTGTAGAGCATCATCCGCACAGCGCAGCGATCGCCTAGGGGAAGAATGGCTACACGGTTAATGTCGGATAAGGCGCATTGATAGCGAAATAAAATGGCCGATCGCGGTGGTATCTTAGCTCGACTTTCTAAGCCATCTGGGCCAATCATCAGGGTGCGGAACGGTGCATCGGGCTCTAGCGGATCGCTGTAGACGCCAGAAGGCATAGCCCGCAGCGATCGCCGTACCGCCTGCCACATGGGATGAATATTAAATTCATACGCTGACTCATTCATGATCCATAGATGCTGATCATCCTGTTTGAGGATTCCCAACTGCCCATCATAGAACAGCAGCGTGGTTTGATCCGGAGACTCACTGTAGGCCGCACGGTAGGTCACACAGTCGCCAGGAGGCAAGAGGCAGGAGGAAGCAATCGCCCCATCATCTTGGACAAATAAGAATGGCATCTGGCTCGGTTGAGGCTGGGTGGTGAGATAGAGCCCAGGAATGAGATAGGCTTGGCGCAGGGCACTATGCAGCGACGTCCAGTCTGGGGTGAGGGAATACTCATAGGGAGACGTGTTGTGGATTGTGATCGCCTGACCATCAGGACTCACCGACAGCTCAAAGCCAGCAGAATCACGAAAGGCAGGTTGATCTACCTTGAG is a window from the Candidatus Obscuribacterales bacterium genome containing:
- a CDS encoding DUF1796 family putative cysteine peptidase, which encodes MYQFQLGAHTQPGECIGLVGSIPELGAWDPAHCIRLQTSRDRYPIWWTDLDIQPGDRSQLEYKYIRLHPDGQVEWESWGANRWVPIEPIAGADAETWVVDDGVFGYVQPYPFSYPLVSVREPLPLSTGLKVVILGSSVAAGHKAWRLQGWAQQLAQTMQQRGQIWVNRSEVGASVTRTIARFASVVAPERPDVVILALSLGNEGFAHYPPEERSLLQQRFERGLKRLIAMVRALGAQPVLGDVYAHNDYTADHAAYLWETHRRMMDWGVPVLNWLEAIADPQGRWKPGTSYDPAHPNTLGHQGMYEAALAVLDQQPLGSDRLLKVDQPAFRDSAGFELSVSPDGQAITIHNTSPYEYSLTPDWTSLHSALRQAYLIPGLYLTTQPQPSQMPFLFVQDDGAIASSCLLPPGDCVTYRAAYSESPDQTTLLFYDGQLGILKQDDQHLWIMNESAYEFNIHPMWQAVRRSLRAMPSGVYSDPLEPDAPFRTLMIGPDGLESRAKIPPRSAILFRYQCALSDINRVAILPLGDRCAVRMMLYKMGYDGPAFPFDLTRTTLISDVADMIENRFTDMWNPDLLHYSPSAGRIYHTKWTGLSFAHEVEESDRPLEDMTPIYERMRRRYQSRSDRFWYTLNHCDKVLFIRTGWADRDGVLDLVHKLDVQCQGKPFHLLLLSPQRSSEFSDMPHVLHYSQEFNPDRMYDDLDHWLDRTEILRNILESLGVSSKNLFWCPPTVPSLSLQ